The Cydia pomonella isolate Wapato2018A chromosome 22, ilCydPomo1, whole genome shotgun sequence genomic interval TCTTCCAAAACTCATTAAATATTTGCAATCTTTGATCATTAGatattttcaaataacattGCGCTTTGCATGAACAAGGGTCTTTTAGTTTACGGCCCTCAACATCAGGTATCTTTTTGGCAACAGCAGAACGATATGGAGATCCTTTCAATCTTGCTATTTTGGATGCATTCCTTTTCCATTTCGATGTATTCACAATTTTCTTTTTAACTTTGTGCGTTACTAATGATTCGGAATTATCTTCAGATGTATTATTTGTACCTTCCACATtgatgtaattattacttattaaatttgATGAAAGAGTTGGAGCATCCTTGTCTTCAATATTATCTCCATGTGTAGTTATGTCTGAATCGTGATTTAAGCTCACTTCTGCAGTAAATTCAATTGGCAAGGTATTATTACACAtcacattattattaattgatGTATTGTTAGGTAAAGATTCAGGATTTTGTGGTTTTATTGGCGAATATGAATTTTTTTCGCTGTCGGAATCACTACTCAAACAACCATTTAGGTTAACATCAACAATTACTCTCTCGAGGCATAGTTTCTTAGCAGGCGGTAAAGAAAAATTGTCACCTTCATCAGACAGGCACACATCAAGTTTATCTTTTAAAGGtacaatttcaaaattaatttctgGAGGTTCTGTAGTGTGGGGTCTTTTCATAGGTAAGGGGCAGTTTCTCGtttcaagtttatttttatttggagaAAATAAACGCCTTTTTACTCGATTTATGCAAACTGCATCGGGGGAGTTGCTAATTTGACTGCAGCTTGAGTTATAGTCGTCTTTGTTTGGCTCATAATTTTTATCTTTAACTGAATCATCGCTGTCATAGTCAAAACTTTCTCCTGAGGCAtctgaaaatataaaatgttttgataAATTAACACTTTCAAgtcataattaaaataatgtacctAGTAATTAAGACGATTGTCAATGTGACTAagttaaaaaccggccaagagcatgtcgggccatgttcAGTGTCTatagttgtttttaaattttattttttaatatttcggtATGATTAGTTCTCAAATTATAAGCTTTCATAAAAAAGTGtcatagttgactacagaaagAACCCTATAAAAGTGTTAAACGAGAAATCGTATGTAACCGTAAAAAATATAGGTTTCAAATGCATATGAAGTTGGATCTATGTGaaatttttacttgaaatttattctaaatttttagtaatgatatttaataacataccatgtatttctttaattttaattttatttgttctgaCATCCTggaatgtattttttataaacaaaatgttCGGATCTTCTTGTTCTCCTTCCACACAGTTGTCATTCCCTGGAagcacaaaaaatatgtataaatgtcATCTTGCCTTATGTGGTGgggcacagtacagcggatgtcatttcaaatcctgagcagagcccaactggggtagTACTtccaacttacagaaaaccgcagctgcAGTAATAGATATGccgataatataattataattagcaCTTCACAGAAAAGAGGACTTACCGGAGACattattttctgatttttctCGAGTTTCAATTATTTTGCCTCGAAGTTTAGAAAGTAACCGCCGTTTTTCGATTAAGTCTTGTAACAGTACactctgtaaaaaaaatagtaatcaGTAAGTTCTTAAGTACCGTGTCATGGCTATTATATGTacctaaattaataaatgtagAAAGTAGGAGATACATTTTTTACCCtcgtaatttatttgtttgttgtaCGATATCTAGATTCCAGTAAACATTAAAAGTATTTCAAGTAGGTAATACTGTTATAAGGCAAGAGAGTAGTACAATTTTCCTTTTAAAAGGATATAAAAGTTACTGACTACTATGACTGTTATGTAACTGACATGTCAGTTGgcttttattataattacataaGACGAAAAGTATAAAAGAAAAGATGTACTTAATTGCCTTCGACtaactaaataattactacTATTTATTTGAATCGGGTAAATAGGGTTACATTTACATTGTTGTGGTTACAAACCCGTATAAACAATGGATAGCTAagcgttatttaaaaatatctgttaCTTAGGTAGGTGTGTTAAAGAAGAAGAtttgtaattttactcattattTTTCCACATAGGTATTTCGGACCGAAAAGACAAATTCAGTATGTATGCATGTGTCAAAATCCACATGATTTAAATAACTTACCTTACAGTTATCCTccataattaaatatatgtaacgCCACACAATAAAACAACTAAACACAATTTATTATCACTTGTGATTCTATTTTTTCACAACTAACTGACCCGCGTAAtgagattttgttttgttattacgGCAGGTACTTTTAATTCTGGCCGGCCGCCGCCGCTGGCTAGTCTACCTACATTCACCGCATTATATCTATCCCACTTTGACATGCataatagcaaaaaaaatatttgctccTCACTTACAATTGGGTGGTTCTGCAATGCACGACAATCTCGGTGAGAAGATATCCAAACTATCATCGGAAGCGACCAAAATTTGAACTATCAATTACGAATAAGTTGAAGACATAAGGTTTTATAATTTGATACGCATATAATTCTAACTATTATGTTGTCAATATTACAGCAATAATGTCTCACAATTGAATGCGATAATATGCATTGCTAGAAATGTACAACAAATTACTAGCATAATGGCATATGTTATGAAACACATATATATTTAGCTGCAAACTTTGGCAGCATAAGGACGTATCTGTTAACACACCCAACGCGAAGAATGGCGGCGAAAAATATCACTTCAAAGCATAACGCTTTATGTTTTAATGCGTCCCTGTTAGGTATTCGTAATTTATGTCATAAcggtattaataaaaataacgccACATGCCTTACAACATTTTCGGAAATTCATCATATCGGACTTTATGCATGAATTTATCTcgacaattaacaaagatagaAACATAAGAGTTAGTGTCTTAGaattagaaacaaaaatatagtaaatatacattaaaaagtCATTTTGGGCTTAACTTCTTATCCGACCATATGCTTTTCATGTCCAGAATTGTAATTATCATCCATTAGTTCGATTTCTTGTTGAAAACTCGGCTAGGCTCGGCAATTCACGCAAAAGTCGCAAAATATGCGCAAAGTAGTACTCAACGTCAACTGACAGATTGTCAGTTGTATTTTGGGCCAATTGGGCCTCGACCTGTACGGACCAAGACAAACcaagaccaagataagttggccagagagtgcaagtgttattttaaacgtcaaacttctatgtttttttttttacatgtatggcctggatgcgagtcctttaagccaagtttttgttttgttcaaaACACATTATTTAAAGAGTTGTATGTCAGAGAATGCacttttgttaaaacttaaaacactTCACTTTAAATCTTCAACACTGTGTTTTTAATATACTTGTATAACGGAACGTAACTGTCAACTTGCTCCGCTCCTAGGCTCCTACTGAAGTAATGTACCTATAGCCTATGTCTCTTATTATTTTGCAATACAAGAATACGGATTTACATGTTTGCTGTTTTCTTCGTCATCCCCTCAAGACTATGGGGTTCCACGCGCACTCTGTGTACACCCCTCAATAAAATACCTCTCCTTAATTTACTATTTTAAAAGTGACTACTTCTATTTGCGTGACGATATTTAGGAAGATTGATAATAACGATGGACTCAGCGTTGCAAGCCACAGAGGCCGTTTTTGTGAAGGCTGAGCCTCCTGAGGATGCGTGTGTACAAGACGTGCCCTCATTAACTTATATGTCCTCATGCGAGGATATGACCATAAAAACCGAGTCCTTGTGCGAAAGTGGGTCTATAGAAATCGAGCTGCCTTTGGCTGATGTGCATGTTAAACAAGAGCCTTCAGAGCCAGATGGCACGGCGGCGGCGGGACCGTACGCCGGTCACCTCGAGAATAATGAGCTGCTACTTGAGCCCGTGCGCGGTCCTGAGCCAGTGCCGCAGCGACGCATCGTTGCTGCGCAAGGTCAGTTCGTTCTTGATATGTTTTATCTAGAAACGTTGAATTAAGATATCCTTCCTGTCCCGGCCAAGGCAAGATTGTACGGGCTATTGAGAGCGACAGGTGGCTGACAAAGCATACTTTGGAGTAAATGTCTGGTCACACTTTGTAACAATGGATGTTACGGAATGTTACACTACCAACCTATTATTTCTGGCACATTTATATTCTAAACTGTAAAATTAACATCTTTGTATTGGAATCCCGTTTAGTTGGCTTTGATTTTCTCAGTTCGATCCAAAACTGACTGATACTGATCCATCATTATTCTTGTACGGCCCCACAGAATGTTAACATTTCGCCTGTCAGTACTTTCCATCACATAGCATAAACTGTTTTAAGCCAGTATATGCTTGACCGCCTCATCGTGTATTAATTAAGCCTCTAATTTTAtcatattatcaataaattgtAATTGTGGTGGAAACCTACCTACATAACTTTCTGAGCTTTTTCATATTCTTGAacttcctttttttatactacgtcctGATGGTAACTAGTCTCCCCAGcctgtgtacgcctgcaactaagagttacatgcgcattgccaaccctaacactctgcaccctcaATAGGCGTGTCCATAAAGAGCAAGCACACGtccgaggcaatttcctcacgcacaaaccaggCACTGTAGACATGCCTCGGCTGAGGCGGCGCCcacaggcgaggaaaacgcgcgagCCGCCTCGGCAGAAGcaagtctacactggccggCTTGGTATAACTGTGACCAAAACATTCATTTAAATAACATGAGTGCAGTGTAAAGTGCACAATCGCCTAGTTGCACAAGCACTCCTCCAGACTACCTACATCTTTAAGGCACATATATGTTTTAGTaatatttaagtagttttacaaagtgttttatttgtgtaaCTGCATTGGAAGGCTAACCTGTGCCTGACTCATTACAGGTCTTGTTACAGGtgccttttatttcaaataataataaatattgtcatCCCTGGTACCTGCATTTGATTTCATCACCCAAGATTCAATTACCAATTCCAACAATTACCAGTGGCAGATTTCGCCCCTAGCCCCCTAGCCTCGGTCTTAAGAGTCAAACGCAGTTTCGTTTTCATTCTAAACCTATGTGTTGGATTATAATggaactttgcacatataatgatgtgaggtatatctatgcctgtaagtaagtaagtaaatattctttattgcaccaacaattatacattttacatacatgtaaaactacaaatgaattcaATTCCTGTAATTTCATatcatttctttatttcaacATAAAGTTTCAGTGTAACACCAAAATGTGTACATTAAGTTAttagtaattagtttatatagctccagcttataaaacaaatgaaatagagcaaaacatgttttgtatgaaaaacttaaggtggttcgactaggttacccaaagcttaaacctcactagatggcgccacaattgcaaattttgagttttaatttttttgtggagtagtctttggtatttctatactgtaaattatgtttagcgcactctttaaataaatattgaactattaaaacaaacattgaacacttcattgtacaaaaactaccccttaatgtcgacagaatgtttcttgactctatttctaactatcactcacacattcaaacagtcgtactgggatccttgtagtagacaatttggcacagcgtgagtaggcttcaatagcgttgcggtatgtacgtggaaatacatgcaagaggatgtgggttcgagactcattaattttttttttgttatcagtattatcaagtacctattattaataaattattttatgagaaatatgagcgtttttccataaaaatattaaaaatctgattctcacacatcatgatatttttgggttcttccaactcagaatcactagcataatcaatcctcgtgctataaaaacccgaaaatttgtattgaaattttagttttacactgaaatttctttcacactaaaatgtgacgtaatggtatggatattttaggatatctttttttaatgctagggtggagaagattctaagtagaatgaacctaagaaagtccaaatttgtaagtcagattttccggtatttttaaaaaaaaaaaacgctgttttcccttactgcccagcctttaaaaaagtaggtactattttacagtagaattaaaacttttttttacgatacatttaattaaattacagtgagttacaaaattgcatggccttctatttataaccattataaaaagaaatgagatatttaccatctttgtttatattattgatttcccgatattttgacacaactagaagtttcacacaatgcctagggatagaaaattatttatttattttatttattgtcaatttcattcaacggatcacatcatatccaatttatgtgtttatgtattgcattgttttctacctagttggttattaaattctgttactgcaataatctttatctacataaaatataccaacgaaagtttaataaagtatatattataaaataataagtaaaatgaagtacacaaaatcaggaatcacatatgacaatatcattcaaaatcgcctcctctggctttgacacaggccctgaaacgacgaggccagtcatcaatagcggcacgcacgattgtcatgtctaattccgtcactgtcttaactatggcccgcttgagggagttaatatttgtgtggggtttagcacaggctttctcctcaataacctgctatatggcataatccagggggttaaggtccgggctggaggacggccagtcttcgtgggcaataaagccaattttgttccttcgaaaccaggcttgagttgtttttgccttatgtgcaggagctgagtcttgttcaaagatccatggctggtgttgaaatagggtgtggcttaagggcttcactattggttcgagaacggtttccagtttccggttttcacacctttttcacagaaatgaatctgtgttagccctgagtatgacacacccaaaatcatgtttggcgggtgcccacatttgtgcaacgcaatagggttgtttccatctacaaatcttagggcataattgtatcccaataaattcttttggttaaactacttttaggggacctgtaatgaccatatttttgtaaatattgaatttaaaatatcttttggcacacgtcacgtgaccaaacttgaaacgtcattgaagattctgatgacgtcacaactctcggattgacactgttgacagttaggcgattaacaacaaatgacaaatattagttgacagttcgtatcttctacgtgtgtatgtagttatgtgtcaaaccataaactgtgacgtcacacaattttcaaagagcgttttgggcgcgaaagcatctgtcaaaatatattttgttaatttaacatatttaaagccgtttttagtataaaagctgaattttaaggcaacttttagttaatatagaaagtaatacaagcgtttcaaaaaattggaatacgattctcttttaggccccaattcattatagatacgacgagataagcgttatgtgtggtatataattatagctcacaaatccaccacattatgtcattttttattttttcggtagcatttattttaacgggaataaagaggttgcaaatcgagtaacagaacttcagaacagatatcatttgatatttaccagtcgcttttcggtgaaggaaaacatcgtgaggaaactggactaatcccaacaaggcttagttttaccctctgggttggaaggtcagatggcagtggctttcgtaaaaactagtgcctacgccaaatcttgggattagttgtcaaagcggaccccaggctccattgagccgtggcaatatgctcaatatgctgggacaacgctaggaagaaagaaagaaatcgagtaacagaacttagtaaccaactaggtataatagttatgatgtaaatgtccatatcatgttggagtcatatattagccaactaattattcaagatcaatacacttagctcccttaggtattcgcctaagtacaatctcgggcaaaattgagttttataaaaatgaactagtttctaggtcatattattttctatgaattggtcatttttgtagactccaattacagttacacttttcctggtttttcgcggaccagaatatcgatgatttttgtaacttgatttagacgttgctatcattttcaatccaaaaacacataaaatcacaattcagaacatgcggcagcgttgttttctatcaagtacctcaagcaccagggcggctaccgggaaaatcgaaattcgtcaatttcgggcatttttctctgtcactctaattacgtcttagtgagagtaaaagagaaagatccccgcaatttgcgaatttaggttttcgcggtaggcccccaggtcctgtcaagtttcagcagagttgccaggcgagcggaagagaattatcgtacttgagtgtcaatattattgtaccgttgaaaaaaatatcgtacgccaatcaaaaaggcagcccctaaaaatgtctagcaaaataagcttaaatttccaattaataataaaaaaagacaattttcgtctaaattgcgcaaaaaatctgtttgtttgtgtatttttgggatagactcaaacggtatacaggaaattgagacattttaaactttaaacttacaccaaggagccgaacacccaaaagatactaattttagcctatttctgagagaaagtgtcatattttgcttcaaattactagacttttaaggtggcatcatccaagggctgaaattatagtactttagtgtacgataatgctctttggaacattatgtcataccgcggcccaaattatcgtacatgtacgacaattatcgtacgcctggtcacactgagtgtcagtgtcgacagagtcagctaaaaacgcgtcaaacatcgcaacgtcgcgccgatggcagtccgaagcatggagtggcaacgccgcaatgtatttgtacacgacatttgtcacacacacataagtaaaatttataaaaatataacgttcattattgcatgatttctgtatgaaacaaagtttttctattaatttagcgcaaatgaatattggaaagtagatagatgcgcaactatttatgtaataatattgtgtaattaattaattaatagcgattgttttttgtatgaaaatcgaaccaccttaaattcGCTGCATTTTTTAAACCGTGGTATCTAAAGCTAAACTAATTACAGGGataaatataccttatcctaaTGTAAATACAAAggttcagagcaatctagctacttgttgtaaaatgagagcgtaactacgtttgtatggagaaccgagttAGCTGTGGACTCTTAACGGGGGCTTGAAAGCCAACCCTTTTTACTATTTTGGGGATACACATTAAAAGAACAGGGCCTTGCAGATGCGACTTTTCCAAAGTCTAGATTACTTAGTTCACTCTATGCCACTAACAATTACCTCCCACATAAGATGACTTAAGAGTGCCTCTTAGCAGCTGTACTGACAGGTGTATTCCCATCAGTCCCCACCGGGCACAGATGGaaataggcgctacatacaaatcactctcatctgtgcccgcctcttgtatggcggtggtcacgtggggcgggcacagatgggataCACCGTAGTGACGTTGATGAATCTATATTGACATGTGTACTCACCCATTCCTCTTATAACTCTACTTCATGACTATCTTTTAGTAATCATCAATTTTTCTGTTGCAGGGAAAACTCCAACAAAGAAAACAAGtgcaaaaatgaaaattttcaaaTGTGCCTACTGTAAATATGAAACTGTTAATCTACTCTGGTTAATAAGACACACGAAGAAACATTGTGATAAAAATACTGCCAGTAAAAGTCGTTTAAGAGTCCATAAAAACAATCATACTGTGGAGACATTCAAATGTGGACGTATTTATGCTAGTACCAGCAAAAGTAATTTACTACATAAAGTCAAACTTTATAAATGTAACCAATGTAGTTTCGCATGTACCCAACAAGATGATTTACTTaaacataaaatagtacataCCGTCAACCCAGGTAACCCTCAAGGGAATTTGCAAGTTCCTGAAAGGAAAGATACTAGTGAAAAAGCATACAAATGCAGCTATTGCAGTGATTCTTTCTTAGAAGAAGTTAGCTGGCAAGTACATGAAAGGAAACACACTGGTGAAAAACCCTTCAAGTGCGATCAATGTAGTTACGCCGGTACacaaataaactatttactACGCCATAAAGCTATGCATACTTATGTAATTCCTTATAAATGTAGCCAATGTAACTTcacttgtaccaaaaaagatGATCTATTAAACCACAAAGTAGTACATATCAAAGACCAACCTTTTAAGTGTGACAAATGTAGTTTTGCTACTGACAGAAAATGGCATTTGCGAGTGCATAAAGCGAGTCACACTGGTGAGGAAACATACACATGTAGCACATGCAATTATACTACTTTAAGGCAAATTGATCTTGCAAACCATGAAGCGAGACACACTGTCAATCGTTTCAAATGTGAAAAATGTAGTTTCGCTTGTAATCGTCAATTTCAATTGAAAAATCATGAAAGGATAACACATGATGAGAAGCTGAACAAGCGTATCCAGACGACTTATGCTCACAACGGTTCAAGAAACCATCTATCGATACAGAAAGGTAAGAAATTaaactatgtacagtcaagtgtaaaaatatgggtgcacacactacacatcttactcaaaaatatgtcccatagatCTTATATCGATGAATTAAGatgatatttttacacttgactgtacttatttAAACAGTGTCTAGGAAATAGAGAAGATTGATAACCCtcttacaaataatttaatagtttaaaagacactagaaaaacacgcttttataaatgcgcgtaaaaaccaaaaatgacctttctcacaagtgcaaacacgactatgataggatattccatcatggaatgccggtgcctatcttccggcttcatcgtcacaccttgaaacctaatcgtagtcaaagttcattacaagacttttctaacaaatctaAACACAGccatgatacgatgttccatcatgaagttccagttcatatcttccggctccatcatcagatcagttcgacagtaccatattattgtattgtcataaGAACTACATActgctgccaattttcatgacgctacgatccttggaagatggttaaatgcttttgaatacatcataatagtttttacgttgctaGATTCGTCAATCTAagcgtccaaagttaaaacggccgtttttgttttgagttcatagatcgaggaatccagcaacatagaaactagtttgatgtattcaaaaggtacttaaatacaactACGCTACGTACTgtgtagcggcccccttttttaaatatctatcgttaaatttaaataatcacaattattttccagtggcgctagtgagcacgttgatgggctcttaaattAATACGAGAGAAGATTGACCTCTGTGGCGCTTCGCTATAAAATTTGCGCAGGCGCTTCATGGATCTGATTTTGACCCGAATACATTTTGAGCTCTTAAAACTAGATGGCGCATACAACAGCGGTAGGAAATGCAAATCGGTTATTACCGTAACCGAAATAACCGATTaccaaaaatttacaaaatttaataacCGATTATTGGAAACTCGAATAACCGGTTATCGGTTATTTTTCGGGCATAACcgtaaccgaaaccggttatgaAGTTTGGCcagttattgcattccctaaacAGCAGCC includes:
- the LOC133529941 gene encoding zinc finger protein 271-like, with translation MDSALQATEAVFVKAEPPEDACVQDVPSLTYMSSCEDMTIKTESLCESGSIEIELPLADVHVKQEPSEPDGTAAAGPYAGHLENNELLLEPVRGPEPVPQRRIVAAQGKTPTKKTSAKMKIFKCAYCKYETVNLLWLIRHTKKHCDKNTASKSRLRVHKNNHTVETFKCGRIYASTSKSNLLHKVKLYKCNQCSFACTQQDDLLKHKIVHTVNPGNPQGNLQVPERKDTSEKAYKCSYCSDSFLEEVSWQVHERKHTGEKPFKCDQCSYAGTQINYLLRHKAMHTYVIPYKCSQCNFTCTKKDDLLNHKVVHIKDQPFKCDKCSFATDRKWHLRVHKASHTGEETYTCSTCNYTTLRQIDLANHEARHTVNRFKCEKCSFACNRQFQLKNHERITHDEKLNKRIQTTYAHNGSRNHLSIQKDSAEDLLAPPLVPVQGK